One genomic segment of Erysipelotrichaceae bacterium 66202529 includes these proteins:
- a CDS encoding EAL domain-containing protein, with amino-acid sequence MNTIEQKEAGKNMLEAIRIGVCKYLVNEEFSMLWANDAFYAMCGYNEEEFHTLFHDSAAAFFHNVPEEFEKLNNVIKHALQSHGQQAEGLCHLPSKDGGLWVHMTGTFAEEQIDGIPVIYVIYTDVEDMVEVRMNLEQEHERLNLALQMEMKTVACIRLMYISNDMDSYMDQLLKEIGEFMHAERAYVFELQDGRMSNTFEWCNEGVESSIAFCQNMDVSLLAVWKDFIEAGKNVSIPDVERIRTEFPETYEVLHVQNIRSIALSPIVQNNKSTGFIGVDNPALEYMQNFSMLETISYFMSVAMEKKNLNDRLLHYSYYDDLTGVYNRNRYLQDLKQLNGKAVSLGIVYMDINGLKDINDHLGHTYGDKVLSEGASILKKVFDTASIYRIGGDEFVVFLQAVEEQTFLQQVEILKQAIVGSANCKGAIGYIWTPTCQNLSDKITDADEYMYQDKMQYYRKNPNSNRYRCCNDTVLQLADRSILMRALEEQQFEVYLQPKVNFKKELIGGEALIRYHDENGVLIMPNEFIPSLEEARTIRYVDFFAFEQVCRLLCRWHKEGRRLTPLSVNFSRYTLRMADFLGELERIWNKYQVPKKYLEIEIIENDESLDNEFLIMIMERIKRQGYAISIDDFGARYSNMALFINAQLDTLKLDRSMMQDLQNNRRSQMLISSLVQICHNLNMQLIVEGVETREQFDILKQLDCDGLQGYLIDRPIPIHDFEQKYIKTS; translated from the coding sequence ATGAATACGATAGAACAGAAGGAAGCCGGAAAGAATATGCTGGAAGCTATACGCATCGGCGTCTGTAAATACCTTGTAAATGAAGAATTTTCAATGCTGTGGGCAAATGATGCCTTTTATGCAATGTGCGGTTACAATGAAGAGGAATTTCATACACTGTTTCATGACAGTGCTGCTGCCTTCTTCCATAACGTACCGGAAGAATTTGAAAAGCTGAATAATGTGATTAAGCATGCCCTTCAAAGCCATGGCCAGCAGGCAGAAGGTCTCTGCCATCTTCCGTCAAAGGATGGAGGCTTGTGGGTGCACATGACAGGAACCTTTGCAGAGGAACAGATTGACGGTATTCCGGTTATCTATGTCATTTATACGGATGTGGAGGATATGGTGGAGGTACGCATGAATCTGGAACAGGAGCATGAACGGCTGAATCTGGCATTGCAGATGGAGATGAAAACCGTTGCCTGTATCCGCTTGATGTATATTTCCAATGATATGGATTCTTATATGGATCAGCTGTTAAAGGAAATCGGAGAGTTTATGCATGCGGAACGCGCCTATGTGTTTGAATTGCAGGACGGCCGTATGAGCAATACCTTTGAGTGGTGTAATGAGGGTGTTGAATCCTCGATAGCCTTCTGTCAGAATATGGATGTTTCTCTGCTGGCAGTCTGGAAGGACTTCATAGAAGCGGGGAAAAATGTTTCCATACCGGATGTGGAGCGTATACGGACAGAATTTCCGGAAACCTATGAGGTTTTGCACGTACAGAATATCCGAAGCATTGCGCTGTCACCGATTGTTCAGAATAATAAGAGTACAGGTTTTATCGGTGTGGATAATCCGGCTCTGGAGTATATGCAGAATTTCTCCATGCTGGAAACAATCAGCTATTTTATGAGTGTGGCTATGGAAAAAAAGAATCTGAATGACAGACTGCTGCACTATAGCTATTATGATGATCTGACAGGTGTATACAACAGAAACCGCTATCTACAGGATTTGAAGCAGCTTAATGGAAAGGCTGTTTCATTGGGAATTGTATATATGGATATCAACGGGTTAAAGGATATCAATGACCATCTGGGACATACCTATGGTGATAAGGTACTGAGTGAAGGGGCATCCATACTGAAAAAGGTATTTGATACAGCATCAATCTATCGCATTGGCGGTGATGAGTTTGTTGTCTTCCTGCAAGCTGTGGAGGAGCAGACATTTCTTCAGCAGGTGGAGATATTGAAGCAGGCAATCGTGGGAAGTGCAAACTGCAAGGGGGCAATCGGATATATCTGGACGCCTACGTGCCAGAATCTTTCTGATAAGATTACAGATGCTGATGAATATATGTATCAGGATAAAATGCAGTATTATCGTAAAAATCCGAACTCTAACCGCTATCGCTGCTGTAATGATACCGTATTGCAGCTTGCGGATCGAAGTATTCTGATGAGGGCACTGGAGGAACAGCAATTTGAGGTATATCTGCAGCCTAAGGTGAATTTCAAAAAGGAGCTGATTGGCGGGGAAGCTCTGATTCGCTACCATGATGAAAACGGTGTCCTGATTATGCCGAATGAATTTATCCCTTCCCTGGAGGAGGCCAGAACGATTCGTTATGTCGATTTTTTCGCCTTTGAACAGGTATGCCGTCTGCTTTGCCGGTGGCATAAAGAGGGCAGAAGGCTGACTCCTCTGAGTGTGAATTTTTCACGCTATACCTTGCGTATGGCTGATTTTCTGGGAGAATTGGAGCGTATATGGAACAAATATCAGGTTCCGAAAAAGTATCTGGAAATTGAAATTATAGAAAATGATGAAAGTCTGGATAATGAATTTCTCATTATGATTATGGAGCGGATCAAGCGGCAGGGATATGCTATTTCCATTGACGATTTTGGTGCACGCTATTCTAATATGGCTCTGTTTATCAATGCACAGCTGGATACGCTGAAGCTGGATCGCAGCATGATGCAGGATTTACAGAATAACCGGCGTTCTCAAATGCTGATTTCCTCTCTTGTACAGATTTGTCACAACCTGAATATGCAACTGATTGTAGAGGGAGTGGAGACAAGGGAACAGTTTGATATCCTAAAGCAGCTGGATTGTGACGGCTTACAGGGGTATCTGATTGACCGTCCGATTCCAATACATGACTTTGAACAAAAATATATAAAGACATCGTGA
- a CDS encoding transposase, with protein MTKVKDREYPIPFHNDVFFKYMLIGEDAGSAMLRSRIIEEIYKLKVQRTRVLNPELLPETFFGKRAILDVVLEDEDGHFFNLEMQVSGYTEEEQLRFQQYGYRLAERQLKKGDDYTKLKPFYQIIFMNCKPKDGKRMIRHYKVRDEDNQEEPHGTLNRAIVFLPMIEQRIKEAGGIEKLTEFETFCYVLAYNPDDAILKMKRRMVDVAMAKYNEMREDGQLFSWAESVEFAERAVQANLREQTAEARKIGLEKGFQQGMVKGMEEGLEKGMEKGMEKGLEKGIEEGLEKGRKSLLKSLILHKYGIDDAWVDALSDQQVDEAVIHILECDTYEALKDRLGEKEK; from the coding sequence ATGACGAAAGTGAAGGATAGGGAATATCCGATTCCCTTCCACAATGATGTTTTTTTCAAGTACATGCTGATTGGTGAGGACGCAGGCTCTGCGATGCTGAGAAGCAGGATCATCGAGGAGATCTACAAGCTGAAGGTACAAAGGACGAGGGTGCTGAATCCGGAGCTGCTGCCGGAAACCTTTTTCGGCAAGCGGGCGATCCTAGATGTGGTGCTGGAGGATGAGGATGGACATTTCTTCAATTTGGAAATGCAGGTATCCGGGTATACGGAGGAAGAGCAGCTGCGCTTCCAGCAGTATGGCTACCGCCTGGCGGAAAGACAGCTGAAGAAGGGGGATGATTACACAAAGCTGAAGCCGTTCTATCAGATCATCTTCATGAACTGTAAGCCGAAGGATGGCAAACGAATGATACGCCACTACAAGGTAAGGGATGAGGACAATCAGGAGGAGCCGCATGGTACATTGAATCGCGCAATCGTATTTCTGCCGATGATCGAGCAGCGCATAAAGGAGGCTGGAGGAATAGAGAAGCTGACGGAATTTGAGACCTTTTGTTATGTGCTTGCATATAATCCGGATGATGCTATACTAAAGATGAAGAGAAGGATGGTGGATGTAGCAATGGCAAAATATAATGAAATGAGAGAGGACGGACAGTTGTTCAGCTGGGCGGAATCAGTGGAATTTGCTGAGCGAGCAGTCCAGGCGAATCTGCGGGAGCAGACTGCAGAAGCCAGAAAAATAGGATTGGAAAAAGGCTTTCAACAAGGAATGGTAAAAGGAATGGAAGAAGGGTTAGAAAAAGGAATGGAAAAAGGAATGGAAAAAGGATTGGAAAAAGGCATTGAGGAAGGTCTGGAAAAAGGAAGGAAATCATTGTTGAAGTCACTCATATTACACAAATATGGAATTGATGATGCATGGGTGGATGCGCTGAGCGATCAACAGGTTGATGAAGCCGTCATTCATATTCTGGAATGTGATACCTATGAAGCCTTAAAGGATAGGCTTGGGGAAAAAGAAAAATAA
- a CDS encoding MFS transporter: MNNKSWKAFLLKYHFQLFFIAVALESLAANFAHPITPTLIKNLQLPDYSFGMLYAGMAFTNFLFSPFWAKQVTRLGSRRVLGICCVGYGVGQLLFAIMKTLPTIMFARLLSGFFVGGIMVSILTYIIHTSSVENRGRYLALSATLTTVFAAFGYLVGGFAGVVSIPLTFTMQSGVLVFCGFMFAVCLCEDKEKQTKPIRIWKEANPFQAFLDARRFMTLTFAILFFAVFLTSTATTAYDQNFNYFIKDQFQFNSSYNGMLKAVVGFISLLANTTICVWIMKKTNVKKSVIYVLGGAGITLLAITMLEDILPFIMINIIFFALNAIYIPLLQDLCASASNASDSSMVMGFYNAMKSLGMIAGALFAGFIYSAGPRLSFLYAGIFFLISMLAAVWYYKRSFRKTVAE, translated from the coding sequence ATGAATAACAAATCATGGAAAGCATTTCTTTTAAAATATCATTTTCAACTGTTTTTCATTGCAGTTGCACTGGAAAGTCTGGCGGCTAATTTTGCACATCCGATTACGCCGACCCTGATTAAGAATCTTCAGCTTCCGGACTATTCCTTCGGTATGCTGTATGCTGGAATGGCGTTTACTAATTTTTTGTTTTCTCCCTTCTGGGCAAAGCAGGTTACCCGCCTGGGAAGCCGCCGGGTTTTAGGAATCTGCTGTGTTGGCTATGGCGTTGGACAACTGTTGTTTGCTATTATGAAAACATTGCCTACCATCATGTTTGCCCGCCTGCTATCCGGCTTTTTTGTGGGTGGTATCATGGTAAGTATTCTGACCTATATCATCCATACCAGTTCTGTTGAAAACAGGGGACGATACCTTGCACTATCCGCAACACTAACAACTGTATTTGCGGCGTTTGGATATCTGGTAGGTGGTTTTGCCGGTGTTGTTTCTATTCCGCTTACATTCACAATGCAAAGCGGAGTTCTTGTATTTTGCGGATTTATGTTTGCCGTATGCCTTTGTGAGGATAAGGAGAAGCAGACAAAGCCTATCCGTATATGGAAGGAAGCAAACCCTTTTCAGGCGTTTCTGGATGCCCGTCGTTTTATGACACTGACCTTTGCGATTTTATTTTTTGCGGTCTTTTTGACATCAACGGCAACAACTGCTTATGATCAGAATTTCAATTATTTTATCAAGGATCAGTTTCAGTTCAATTCCTCCTATAACGGTATGCTGAAGGCTGTTGTCGGATTTATTTCCCTGCTTGCCAATACGACGATCTGTGTATGGATTATGAAGAAAACCAATGTGAAAAAATCAGTAATTTATGTGCTTGGCGGAGCCGGTATCACGCTGCTTGCTATTACCATGCTGGAGGATATTCTTCCATTTATTATGATCAATATCATTTTCTTTGCCTTGAATGCAATCTATATTCCATTACTGCAGGATTTATGTGCCTCAGCGTCCAATGCCAGTGACAGTAGTATGGTTATGGGCTTTTACAATGCCATGAAAAGTCTTGGTATGATTGCAGGTGCCCTGTTTGCTGGATTTATTTATTCCGCAGGGCCGAGATTGTCCTTTCTGTATGCCGGTATATTCTTTTTGATTTCCATGCTGGCGGCAGTGTGGTATTATAAACGCTCCTTTAGAAAAACGGTAGCGGAATAA
- a CDS encoding heavy metal-binding domain-containing protein, protein MKKICDVCGKRAEGLGTCPTQFHDIIMCSSCYEGLRAFEKGRSVKTVQELEDKRLLAISEMQEKAYPSRVIENVDAWFAERKQKLIVRDIAQREDGMLMTTCNSFAGYRITSYHGIVSGESVLGTGFASSWDASVSDMLGAESASFISKLKEARELARQRAVESCLNAGGNAMVGVDIEYTMFSSNMIGVIFNGTCVRVEKITEVE, encoded by the coding sequence ATGAAAAAGATATGTGATGTATGCGGAAAACGAGCAGAGGGACTAGGAACCTGTCCGACGCAGTTTCATGATATCATCATGTGCAGCAGCTGTTATGAAGGGCTGCGTGCATTTGAGAAAGGAAGAAGTGTGAAAACCGTGCAGGAGCTGGAGGATAAGCGTTTGCTGGCAATATCGGAAATGCAGGAAAAAGCCTATCCGTCCCGCGTGATAGAGAATGTAGATGCCTGGTTTGCGGAAAGAAAGCAAAAGCTTATAGTACGTGATATTGCGCAGCGCGAGGATGGCATGCTGATGACGACCTGTAACAGCTTTGCGGGATATCGTATTACTTCCTATCATGGGATCGTGAGCGGGGAAAGTGTACTTGGAACTGGATTTGCGAGTAGTTGGGATGCGTCTGTTTCAGATATGCTGGGGGCAGAATCCGCAAGCTTTATCAGTAAATTAAAAGAGGCAAGAGAGCTGGCAAGACAGCGTGCTGTGGAAAGCTGCCTGAACGCAGGAGGGAATGCTATGGTTGGTGTAGATATTGAATATACCATGTTTTCCAGTAATATGATTGGTGTAATTTTCAATGGTACCTGCGTGCGTGTTGAAAAAATCACTGAGGTTGAGTAA
- a CDS encoding helix-turn-helix domain-containing protein, with amino-acid sequence MTTIHLGKKLISLRREANMTQEELAAYMGVSKSSVSKWETETTLPDILLLPQLATLFNVSVDELIGYEPQLSMKAVNEFYIQLSTEWSQDAGKAYEHSEELIRKYYSCFPFLLQMAVLYLNHYMLHKQPDLVLKRCEELCNRIIQESEENSLVKDAISLKITYLLASKQPAEALQLLGEEAKPIAQDSEMIASCYQMLGKPKQASRIFQICIYQHLLFVIQDMANYMMLNIGDDKLCDETIHRILEMLKLFHIDALHTITSAMVYVSCAMVYAGRKDKEATLQMMERLVDVVVRYDLAHMKIHRDVYFTEIESWMAALQLRTQAPRDAGVILDSVIQELQLPVFAIIEDEPRYHACIQKLQAEKEKA; translated from the coding sequence ATGACAACAATTCATCTTGGCAAAAAGCTTATTTCTCTGAGAAGGGAAGCAAATATGACGCAGGAGGAGCTGGCTGCCTATATGGGCGTATCAAAATCCAGTGTATCCAAGTGGGAAACCGAAACAACGCTGCCGGATATACTGCTGCTTCCGCAACTGGCGACCCTATTCAATGTGAGTGTGGATGAACTTATCGGCTATGAGCCGCAACTGAGTATGAAAGCAGTGAATGAATTTTATATACAGCTTAGCACCGAATGGAGTCAGGATGCAGGGAAAGCGTATGAACATAGTGAAGAGCTCATACGAAAATATTATTCCTGTTTTCCTTTTCTATTGCAGATGGCTGTCCTGTATCTGAATCACTATATGCTGCACAAACAGCCGGATCTCGTTTTAAAACGCTGTGAGGAGTTGTGTAATCGCATCATACAGGAGAGTGAGGAAAATAGTCTTGTAAAGGATGCCATATCCTTGAAAATAACGTATCTGTTAGCAAGCAAACAGCCCGCTGAGGCATTGCAGCTGCTGGGGGAGGAGGCAAAGCCAATTGCACAGGACAGTGAAATGATAGCTTCCTGTTATCAGATGCTGGGGAAGCCAAAGCAGGCCAGCCGTATTTTTCAGATTTGCATTTATCAGCACCTGCTGTTCGTAATACAGGATATGGCAAATTATATGATGCTGAATATAGGGGATGATAAACTATGTGATGAAACAATTCATCGTATACTGGAAATGCTGAAGCTCTTTCACATTGACGCACTTCATACGATTACATCAGCGATGGTATATGTAAGCTGTGCTATGGTGTATGCGGGGCGCAAGGATAAGGAAGCAACCCTGCAAATGATGGAACGGCTTGTGGATGTTGTAGTCCGTTATGATCTTGCGCATATGAAAATACACAGGGATGTATATTTCACCGAGATTGAGTCATGGATGGCGGCCCTGCAGCTTCGCACGCAGGCACCAAGAGATGCAGGGGTTATTCTCGACTCTGTAATACAGGAGCTTCAACTTCCTGTTTTCGCCATCATAGAGGATGAACCGCGTTATCATGCCTGTATACAAAAGCTGCAGGCAGAAAAGGAGAAAGCATAA
- a CDS encoding ATP-binding cassette domain-containing protein: MDVLTLHNLHKAFGTQKVLQGVGLNVPQHSIFGFIGKNGAGKTTTMKLILGLEKLDEGELYVMQEPVVFGKTKTNRYIGYVSDVPEFYGFMNAWEYLQLCAEISAIPKEKVKPRIEELLELVGLSQTGRKRCASFSRGMKQRLAIAQGLLNEPKLLIADEPTSALDPQGRKEILTILEKAKEKTTVLFSTHILSDVESICDSIAILHQGKIAASGKLHAMLQTKGSAFLKVELVQEQDCRLLQEILQSRGIPVSSPCSSVLQLADTPEVQQVLFDIMKTHKLQLQKLERMHPSLEQYFLEVIS, encoded by the coding sequence ATGGATGTATTGACACTGCATAATCTGCACAAGGCCTTTGGCACACAGAAGGTACTGCAGGGCGTCGGTCTCAATGTTCCGCAGCACAGTATCTTTGGGTTTATAGGAAAAAACGGTGCAGGGAAAACGACAACGATGAAACTGATTCTCGGATTGGAAAAATTGGATGAAGGAGAGCTGTATGTCATGCAGGAGCCGGTGGTATTCGGGAAAACAAAAACAAACCGCTATATCGGCTATGTAAGTGATGTTCCTGAATTTTATGGCTTTATGAATGCATGGGAATACCTGCAGCTTTGTGCTGAGATATCCGCTATACCTAAGGAAAAGGTAAAGCCGCGTATAGAGGAGCTGCTGGAGCTGGTTGGTCTTTCACAAACCGGACGCAAGCGGTGTGCGTCCTTTTCCAGAGGTATGAAGCAGCGCCTTGCGATTGCACAGGGCTTATTGAATGAACCAAAGCTTCTGATTGCCGATGAGCCAACATCTGCACTGGATCCGCAGGGAAGAAAAGAAATTCTCACCATTCTGGAGAAGGCCAAAGAAAAAACTACAGTTTTGTTTTCCACTCATATACTGAGTGATGTGGAAAGCATCTGTGATTCGATTGCGATTCTGCATCAGGGTAAAATTGCGGCAAGCGGTAAGCTGCATGCAATGTTACAGACAAAGGGTTCAGCCTTTCTGAAGGTAGAGCTGGTACAGGAGCAGGATTGCCGTCTATTGCAGGAGATATTGCAAAGCCGTGGCATACCGGTATCGTCTCCTTGCTCTTCTGTATTACAGCTTGCGGATACACCAGAGGTACAGCAGGTGCTTTTTGATATCATGAAAACGCACAAGCTGCAGCTGCAGAAGCTGGAACGAATGCATCCTTCTCTGGAGCAGTATTTTCTGGAGGTGATATCATGA
- a CDS encoding methyltransferase domain-containing protein — protein MNYIEKNKEAWEEAFDNRTDGWGENVVQNLREASDCYIQPVLKAELDKLELSGKHIAQFCCNNGRELLSICKHYNAVGTGFDIAENLISQGTRHAQELQLPCTFVAENILDIPHAYDDAFDAVLFTIGAITWFQDLKSLFQVVSRCLKPEGILLIHDFHPVMNMLPLPSEEGYCEDEVHLMEHTYFTNEPWIENNGMGYISGEYASKTFTSFSHSVSDIVNNAITNDMDIRLLREYDHDIGLSDAYDYKGLPLSMLLMAVKRK, from the coding sequence ATGAATTATATAGAGAAAAACAAAGAAGCCTGGGAGGAAGCATTCGACAATAGAACGGATGGCTGGGGCGAAAACGTTGTTCAAAACCTCCGTGAAGCATCTGATTGCTATATACAGCCTGTGTTAAAGGCGGAGCTGGATAAGCTGGAGCTGTCTGGTAAGCATATCGCTCAATTCTGCTGCAATAACGGGAGAGAATTGTTATCGATTTGTAAGCATTATAATGCCGTCGGTACCGGCTTTGATATAGCAGAAAATCTGATATCGCAGGGAACAAGACATGCACAGGAGCTGCAGCTTCCCTGTACCTTTGTCGCTGAGAATATTTTAGATATCCCTCATGCATACGATGATGCATTTGATGCAGTCCTGTTTACGATTGGTGCAATTACGTGGTTTCAGGATTTGAAAAGTCTTTTTCAGGTCGTGTCAAGATGTCTGAAGCCGGAAGGGATTTTGTTAATACATGATTTCCATCCGGTTATGAACATGCTGCCTTTACCGTCAGAGGAGGGCTATTGTGAGGATGAGGTGCACCTGATGGAGCATACGTATTTTACGAATGAGCCATGGATTGAAAACAATGGCATGGGCTATATTTCCGGGGAGTATGCGTCAAAGACATTTACCAGCTTTTCCCATTCCGTATCCGATATTGTAAACAATGCGATTACCAATGATATGGATATCCGGCTGTTACGTGAATACGATCATGATATTGGATTGTCAGATGCATATGATTACAAGGGACTTCCCTTATCCATGCTGCTAATGGCAGTAAAAAGAAAATAA
- a CDS encoding PRD domain-containing protein: MSISGEDTMKRNEEIEQHLQLLTQRVNWKQTEVFSATAIALELSLNRVQVSKILNAYVNEGIAVKVNSRPVLFFHKAVLEKEYAAALTEMTYNGLDELMKTLQPQDPSYIFRNLIGYRRSLKSCIDQCMAAISYPGTGLPVLLHGASGTGKSYIAQLMFEYAKTAGFILEAGTMVIVNCAEYANNPELFLTNVFGYCKGSYTGAEKDQKGLLYHADGGMLFLDEIHELPPECQEKIFLFMDKGIYHMVGDNEHWFHSSVHMIMATTETPETALLQTLRRRIALIIEIPLLKERPIQERKELIHYLLIKEEQHVLKKLRLSRMVYHILLSHPFHGNIGELKNILKITVANALIKSRESDVIDVHVRDMPESVQHQQTTRGMHIEDDSTMLDADSLLYRDMSENRLLRFNKEIQDLFHKAEQQHYIKDTLKTRIYETIRIYIDHLYFDAEQMYVYADDLSHKILMNTMKILQDKYHLKHFSNNEIEILLRFLSDFAGYECIEEASVLGDFSRMKQLLYDSFKIQKEMLHTFTDMIKDSFLIPDRELFAFDLSLLLSYMTKEYENLPLCGIILAHGYSIASGIAEVTNQMLERHVFDAIDMPIDSEFEDVVDRLKEYLNSIPRQKEIIVLVDMGSLEIIHQHLQGFTFDIGIINNVTTRLALDIGNMMMQNKKMEDILKEANERNANHYVLVPKQDKQKIILTICETGLGVASKIAEIVNKSLPKKIDAIIIPYDYHSLKTMGKQSPLFENYDVYFILGTKNPQVEGIPYLSLYDIMDAENSEYIEHLIGKQLDHAQTKEFCKEMLKNFSIENLTEYLNIISPERIIRNVEDIIAAIQNNLHVHLDISVICGLYIHISCMMERMILQEYVCAYDHLETFCEEHKDFISIVKQAFYETEQQYNVEIPVSEIAYLYEYVYTERDSVTKIANSVENVFGFIE; this comes from the coding sequence ATGTCAATATCAGGGGAGGATACTATGAAAAGGAATGAGGAAATTGAACAACATCTTCAGTTACTGACACAGCGGGTAAACTGGAAACAAACCGAAGTATTTTCAGCAACCGCTATCGCATTGGAATTATCGCTAAATCGTGTTCAGGTTTCAAAGATTCTGAATGCCTATGTGAATGAGGGCATCGCTGTTAAAGTAAACTCACGTCCGGTATTGTTTTTTCATAAAGCTGTACTTGAAAAGGAATATGCTGCAGCTCTTACAGAAATGACATACAACGGACTGGATGAGCTTATGAAAACATTACAGCCGCAGGATCCATCCTATATATTCCGTAATCTGATTGGTTATCGCAGATCCTTGAAATCCTGTATCGATCAATGCATGGCTGCAATCAGTTATCCTGGAACGGGACTGCCTGTATTATTACATGGAGCAAGCGGAACGGGGAAAAGCTATATCGCCCAGCTGATGTTTGAATATGCAAAAACTGCAGGCTTTATATTGGAAGCAGGGACAATGGTTATCGTAAACTGTGCAGAATATGCGAATAATCCGGAACTGTTTCTTACCAATGTATTCGGATATTGCAAAGGCTCTTATACAGGAGCGGAAAAGGATCAAAAGGGCCTGCTTTATCATGCGGACGGCGGTATGCTTTTCCTTGATGAAATTCATGAATTGCCACCGGAATGTCAGGAAAAGATATTTTTATTCATGGATAAGGGAATCTACCACATGGTCGGGGATAATGAGCATTGGTTTCATTCCAGTGTCCATATGATTATGGCGACAACAGAGACACCGGAAACAGCATTACTGCAAACACTTCGACGCAGGATAGCACTGATTATTGAAATACCTTTATTAAAGGAACGCCCGATTCAGGAACGAAAGGAACTGATTCATTATCTTTTGATTAAAGAAGAACAGCACGTTTTAAAGAAGCTTCGCTTATCCCGTATGGTATATCATATTCTTTTATCACACCCCTTTCATGGAAATATCGGCGAGCTTAAAAACATTCTTAAAATTACAGTGGCAAATGCTCTAATCAAATCCAGAGAATCTGATGTGATAGATGTTCATGTCAGAGATATGCCGGAATCTGTACAGCACCAGCAGACGACCAGAGGAATGCATATTGAGGATGACAGTACCATGCTGGATGCGGATTCCCTTCTGTATCGGGATATGAGTGAAAATAGATTGCTCAGATTCAATAAAGAAATTCAGGATCTTTTTCATAAAGCTGAACAGCAGCATTATATAAAGGATACTTTAAAAACCAGAATTTATGAAACCATACGGATTTATATCGATCACTTATACTTTGATGCGGAGCAGATGTATGTATACGCGGATGATTTAAGTCATAAGATTCTTATGAATACAATGAAAATTTTACAGGATAAGTATCATCTAAAGCATTTTTCAAATAATGAAATAGAAATTTTATTACGGTTTCTATCCGACTTTGCAGGATATGAATGTATAGAGGAAGCTTCCGTTCTCGGCGATTTCAGCAGAATGAAGCAGCTTCTTTATGACAGCTTTAAAATTCAAAAGGAAATGCTCCATACGTTTACAGATATGATTAAGGACAGCTTTTTAATACCGGATCGTGAGCTGTTTGCATTTGATCTTTCTTTGCTTTTGTCCTATATGACAAAGGAATATGAAAATCTTCCGTTATGTGGAATCATACTGGCCCATGGGTACTCGATTGCCAGCGGTATAGCGGAAGTGACCAATCAGATGCTGGAGCGCCATGTCTTCGATGCAATCGATATGCCGATTGACAGTGAATTTGAAGATGTGGTTGACCGTCTGAAGGAATATCTGAACAGTATTCCACGCCAAAAAGAAATTATTGTGCTTGTAGATATGGGATCACTGGAAATAATTCATCAGCATCTGCAGGGGTTTACCTTTGATATAGGAATCATAAATAATGTGACAACCAGACTGGCTCTGGATATTGGAAACATGATGATGCAGAATAAGAAAATGGAGGATATTTTAAAAGAAGCAAATGAGCGGAATGCTAACCATTATGTACTTGTTCCGAAACAGGATAAGCAGAAAATAATTCTGACTATTTGTGAAACCGGTCTTGGTGTTGCCAGCAAAATCGCTGAAATTGTGAATAAAAGTCTTCCTAAAAAAATTGATGCGATTATTATTCCCTATGATTATCACAGCCTGAAAACGATGGGAAAGCAATCCCCGCTGTTTGAGAATTATGATGTCTATTTTATACTTGGAACAAAAAATCCCCAGGTGGAGGGTATCCCGTATCTTTCTCTATATGACATAATGGATGCGGAAAACAGTGAGTATATAGAGCATTTGATTGGTAAGCAATTGGATCATGCACAGACGAAGGAATTTTGTAAGGAGATGCTGAAAAACTTTTCTATTGAAAATCTTACAGAATATCTTAATATAATTTCACCAGAACGAATCATACGCAATGTAGAGGACATTATTGCGGCTATTCAGAATAATCTGCATGTGCATCTCGATATCAGTGTGATCTGTGGATTATATATACATATTTCCTGTATGATGGAACGGATGATTCTACAGGAATATGTATGTGCGTATGATCATTTGGAAACGTTTTGTGAAGAACACAAGGATTTTATTAGCATCGTGAAACAGGCATTTTATGAAACGGAGCAGCAATACAATGTAGAAATACCGGTGAGTGAAATTGCCTATCTGTATGAATATGTTTATACAGAGCGGGATAGTGTAACGAAAATAGCAAATAGTGTAGAAAATGTATTTGGTTTTATCGAATAA